From a single Helicovermis profundi genomic region:
- a CDS encoding IS1634 family transposase — MYVSKSKSRNGKYYISIAKGIRDPETKKSKKIMIKSYGSHDLNSKEGKKALAKAEVDLKEMIRFEKEAKGFKSFKDFIANQKLSLNNKNIGYLPYLSIFNELKLPRFFNKLTKDSKLEYNFSDMMFYQILGRLFNPASKHEVAKRKDDFLYDFSFINNDNIYSSLDVFSGFNKHKSKELSEKCTVINDMNALISTVDDEVKKILESNINNTLQEIDVLTESYDENFKLTENKLFKHLNKTIDKIIPERNMSFALYDCTTYYFESFIEDELRERGMSKDNKRNETQVVMGLLIDSDGIPISYKLFRGNEHELHTMEKVIDDVLHNYKIKDIVIVADRGLNSKKNLKMIRDKGLNYIVGSKSSSVPDKIKKTKFDQTWNITSGKDSKYRSGYITAIRTASHEGENYKELVIKKYSDLYKEREMIKQKKTIEKAQKNLKDFTKNATAKSKSRYYKATENPKEKILVEIDEGKISAERENFGYFYIVTNKLAMDPVSIMKAYRSLYKIEESFRILKTNIEARPVYHFKSRRIRSHFLVCYVALVLQRLLEYKLKKVEIKLSTHEIINGLSNFKLAEIDYGIDKLYMISDKLLKSDINKNIFKFKDSITFKDTISKIINKM, encoded by the coding sequence ATGTATGTTAGTAAATCTAAATCAAGAAATGGAAAATATTATATTTCTATTGCTAAAGGGATTAGAGATCCTGAAACTAAAAAATCAAAAAAAATAATGATTAAAAGCTATGGTTCACATGACTTAAATTCAAAAGAAGGAAAAAAAGCTTTAGCTAAAGCAGAGGTTGATTTAAAAGAAATGATTAGGTTCGAAAAAGAAGCTAAAGGATTTAAATCATTTAAAGATTTTATAGCTAATCAAAAGCTTTCTCTTAATAATAAAAATATTGGCTATTTACCATATCTATCAATCTTTAATGAGTTGAAGTTACCTAGATTTTTTAACAAATTAACTAAAGACTCTAAACTAGAGTATAACTTTAGTGATATGATGTTTTATCAAATATTAGGACGATTATTTAATCCTGCTAGTAAACATGAAGTAGCTAAAAGAAAAGATGATTTTCTTTATGATTTCAGTTTCATAAATAATGACAATATTTACTCAAGTCTAGATGTTTTTTCTGGATTTAATAAACATAAATCAAAAGAATTATCTGAAAAATGTACAGTTATTAATGATATGAATGCTCTTATATCAACTGTAGATGATGAAGTTAAAAAGATACTAGAATCAAATATCAACAATACTTTACAAGAGATTGATGTACTTACAGAATCGTATGATGAGAATTTTAAATTGACTGAAAACAAATTATTTAAGCATCTTAATAAAACTATAGATAAAATTATACCAGAAAGAAATATGTCATTTGCTCTTTATGACTGCACAACTTATTACTTTGAGTCATTTATTGAAGATGAACTTAGAGAACGTGGAATGAGTAAAGACAATAAAAGAAATGAAACACAAGTAGTAATGGGATTATTAATTGATTCTGATGGGATTCCAATCTCATATAAGCTATTTAGAGGAAATGAACATGAACTTCATACAATGGAAAAGGTTATTGATGATGTCCTCCATAATTATAAAATAAAGGATATTGTCATTGTTGCAGATAGAGGCTTAAACTCAAAAAAAAATCTAAAGATGATTAGAGACAAAGGTTTAAATTATATTGTTGGTTCAAAGTCTAGTTCAGTTCCTGATAAAATTAAAAAGACAAAGTTTGATCAAACTTGGAATATTACATCTGGGAAAGATTCTAAATATAGAAGTGGTTATATCACAGCTATTCGAACAGCTTCACATGAAGGTGAAAATTATAAAGAGTTGGTAATCAAGAAATATTCTGATTTATACAAAGAACGTGAAATGATTAAGCAAAAAAAGACAATTGAAAAGGCTCAGAAAAATTTAAAAGACTTCACAAAAAATGCAACTGCCAAATCAAAGAGTAGATATTACAAAGCTACTGAAAATCCTAAAGAAAAAATACTAGTAGAAATAGATGAAGGAAAAATATCAGCAGAACGAGAAAATTTTGGATATTTTTATATAGTTACAAACAAGTTAGCTATGGATCCAGTATCGATTATGAAAGCATACAGGTCACTTTATAAAATTGAGGAATCGTTTAGGATATTAAAAACGAACATAGAAGCAAGACCTGTATATCACTTTAAATCAAGACGTATTAGATCACATTTCCTTGTTTGTTATGTAGCCCTAGTCCTTCAAAGATTATTGGAGTACAAATTAAAGAAGGTTGAAATTAAATTATCAACACATGAAATAATAAATGGATTATCAAATTTTAAATTAGCTGAAATAGATTATGGAATAGACAAATTGTATATGATATCAGATAAGTTATTAAAAAGTGATATAAATAAGAATATATTTAAATTTAAAGATAGTATTACATTTAAGGATACAATTTCAAAAATAATTAATAAAATGTAG
- the fdhD gene encoding formate dehydrogenase accessory sulfurtransferase FdhD has translation MSFTKRVEIKRNELGKEILKEDIVVIEEPFTMFINAKEFITLLCSPNNIKELIVGFLFSEGLIETYEDITSISVDKSRGLAYIYIINDLHTHKEYSGKRVITTGCGKGSGVYNFSDLLRKKEMVNAEEKSVPNEKTIFFIASKINDISPVFKETGGVHSCSLWEENQLIYSFEDIGRHNALDKIIGKILIEKYDVSNKILLSSGRISSEMLIKCAKIGIAVIISRSAPTSLAIKLSKELGVVLIGFARGKKFNIY, from the coding sequence ATGAGTTTTACTAAGCGAGTAGAAATTAAAAGAAATGAACTTGGAAAAGAAATTTTAAAAGAGGATATTGTTGTAATAGAAGAGCCTTTTACAATGTTTATAAACGCTAAGGAATTTATTACACTTCTTTGTTCACCAAATAATATTAAAGAACTTATAGTTGGATTTTTATTTAGTGAAGGATTAATAGAAACATATGAAGATATAACTTCAATATCTGTTGATAAATCAAGAGGCCTTGCTTATATTTATATCATAAATGATCTTCATACTCATAAAGAATATAGTGGTAAAAGAGTGATTACAACAGGCTGTGGAAAAGGAAGCGGTGTATATAATTTTAGTGATCTACTTAGAAAAAAAGAAATGGTCAATGCCGAAGAAAAATCTGTGCCAAATGAAAAAACTATTTTTTTTATTGCTTCGAAGATCAATGATATTTCTCCAGTTTTTAAAGAAACAGGAGGAGTACATTCATGTAGTCTTTGGGAAGAAAATCAATTAATTTATTCATTTGAAGACATAGGAAGGCATAATGCGCTTGATAAAATTATTGGGAAAATATTAATAGAAAAATATGATGTGTCAAATAAAATTTTGCTTTCTAGTGGCAGAATATCTTCTGAAATGTTGATCAAATGCGCAAAAATTGGGATAGCAGTAATAATATCTAGATCAGCACCCACATCGTTAGCCATCAAATTATCGAAAGAATTAGGAGTAGTTTTAATTGGATTTGCAAGAGGAAAAAAATTTAATATATACTAA
- a CDS encoding formate dehydrogenase accessory sulfurtransferase FdhD — protein sequence MFQSQVISRSAPTSLAIKLSKELGVVLIGFARGKKFNIY from the coding sequence ATGTTCCAAAGTCAGGTAATATCTAGATCAGCACCCACATCGTTAGCCATCAAATTATCGAAAGAATTAGGAGTAGTTTTAATTGGATTTGCAAGAGGAAAAAAATTTAATATATACTAA